From a region of the Gemmatimonadota bacterium genome:
- a CDS encoding ABC transporter permease: MVIFQFISVVLKELRRHRTRSALTISGVALSVCVLVSLLGLGIGYRTSLIHSIDRLGYHVLVTSKGCPYEAATLLMQGGVIPMYMDEAIHREILRDADVATTTRLFLGSLPVHREGFSLITGIEDSFLEMKPWLTFQRGEWFNEGATDEVILGYSVAAYYRKNIGDDFPLKGLGQTFRVRGVFDRSGTQDDGTIFVPLGVAQHLFDKKEKLTGIGVKLKDLSRIDEFSERVFEIPSVQVITMAQVQRTLLDLLGTARFFIGTVAIVAVAIAVLGVMNTMLIAVFERTREIGVMRAIGASRGDVFALICAEALTICTIGGIAGGGIAVLGSRLASEAVRAILPFAPSGVLVQIDGILLIGGISMAVGMGILAGIIPGWRASRLHPIAWMR, encoded by the coding sequence TTGGTCATTTTTCAATTTATAAGCGTCGTCCTGAAAGAACTGCGCCGACACCGCACGCGAAGTGCTCTAACCATAAGCGGCGTGGCCCTATCCGTCTGCGTCCTGGTCAGTCTCCTGGGTCTGGGAATCGGATACCGCACATCCCTCATCCACAGCATTGACCGCCTGGGCTATCACGTACTGGTCACCTCAAAAGGATGCCCCTACGAAGCCGCGACCCTGCTGATGCAGGGTGGGGTAATACCAATGTACATGGATGAAGCCATCCACCGGGAAATTCTTCGAGACGCCGATGTGGCGACCACAACGCGGTTATTCCTCGGATCGCTCCCCGTACACCGGGAGGGATTTTCCCTGATAACGGGAATAGAAGACAGCTTTCTGGAAATGAAACCCTGGCTGACCTTCCAGCGGGGCGAGTGGTTCAACGAAGGCGCGACCGACGAGGTAATACTGGGCTACAGCGTAGCGGCGTATTATCGGAAAAACATCGGGGACGACTTTCCGCTCAAAGGACTGGGACAAACATTCCGCGTACGCGGGGTTTTTGACCGCAGTGGAACGCAGGACGACGGCACCATCTTCGTCCCACTCGGGGTAGCGCAGCACCTCTTCGACAAAAAAGAGAAACTCACAGGCATCGGCGTAAAATTAAAAGACCTGTCCAGAATAGACGAATTTTCGGAACGCGTATTCGAAATACCCTCGGTACAGGTTATCACCATGGCGCAGGTCCAGCGAACCCTTCTCGACCTCCTGGGCACGGCGCGGTTTTTCATCGGAACAGTCGCCATCGTAGCCGTGGCAATTGCAGTACTCGGCGTAATGAATACCATGCTAATCGCGGTCTTTGAACGGACTCGAGAAATCGGCGTAATGCGAGCAATTGGCGCATCCCGGGGCGACGTATTTGCATTGATCTGTGCAGAGGCACTGACAATCTGCACCATAGGCGGAATCGCAGGTGGTGGAATAGCGGTCCTGGGCAGCCGCCTGGCATCTGAAGCCGTACGCGCGATCCTGCCATTTGCTCCCTCAGGCGTACTGGTGCAAATTGATGGCATACTACTAATCGGCGGGATCTCAATGGCAGTCGGCATGGGCATACTGGCTGGAATCATACCGGGGTGGCGGGCTTCCCGCCTGCATCCCATTGCGTGGATGCGCTAA
- a CDS encoding ammonia-forming cytochrome c nitrite reductase subunit c552 yields MKKMIWVLLVGACLACKPSQPDVSTEFVGVHRCASCHMEAYQQWQRTTHATSMQEATPQTVKGDFSENNTYTFGGVTSTMSLQNGRYYITTPGADGAQGTHEVLYTIGDRDTQWYITELPGGHLQILPVYFDVRRNTWYNPVEGIIASPSERPLDPRDTSFWMHFGRNWSAQCFDCHASQIEVNYDPDAGTYDSRWVDLSVNCETCHGPGQGHVAFWERALTDADAAGMQDTSLVNLRMLSAEQSVELCAQCHATKRILKLGYRPGDNFYDFYEPVVLDFEGMWPDGRYRHLAYNYTALTLSPCYTEGGVTCLTCHPSHGPEGEKKTRADFDGICMQCHRDIQPREHSRHEQHIACVDCHMPPIPEVRRVRVFDHRIAPPVPANTVRFGIPNACDECHGDRTPEWAVEKTEAWWGKQDDYLLQTAVVALGRQGNPMAVSPLKDELLDLSYNPTRRASAALLLGRTRSSQAVPVLLKALKDPHPLIRAKAVEGLGLVGQVRVVPALVPLLDDPIRIVRFALVPAVENLGAHHLKDQDYERYEAIFAEYEQASKEVWATDPYVHAFLGWAYVRRGNTELAQRAFQRALRIWPGIEDAARGLAQIHNSEKNDR; encoded by the coding sequence ATGAAAAAAATGATATGGGTTCTTCTGGTCGGTGCCTGTCTGGCGTGTAAGCCATCTCAACCCGATGTATCTACGGAGTTCGTCGGTGTACATCGCTGTGCGAGTTGCCATATGGAAGCGTATCAACAATGGCAGCGCACGACGCATGCGACCTCTATGCAAGAAGCGACTCCGCAGACTGTTAAGGGCGATTTCAGTGAGAATAATACCTATACTTTCGGTGGTGTTACTTCAACGATGAGCCTTCAAAATGGTCGCTATTACATCACGACGCCGGGGGCCGATGGGGCGCAAGGTACCCACGAGGTGCTATACACGATTGGCGACCGGGATACGCAGTGGTATATCACTGAGCTTCCCGGAGGCCATTTGCAGATTCTTCCGGTTTATTTCGATGTTCGCAGAAATACCTGGTACAATCCCGTTGAAGGTATTATCGCCTCGCCATCCGAACGGCCCTTAGATCCCCGCGATACGTCGTTCTGGATGCATTTTGGGCGCAATTGGAGCGCGCAGTGTTTTGACTGCCACGCCAGTCAGATTGAGGTCAATTACGATCCCGATGCGGGTACTTATGATTCCCGCTGGGTAGATTTGAGCGTCAATTGCGAAACCTGTCACGGTCCCGGACAAGGTCATGTCGCGTTTTGGGAGAGAGCGCTGACAGATGCAGATGCTGCCGGTATGCAGGATACTTCGCTGGTGAATTTGAGAATGCTCTCCGCAGAACAATCCGTAGAGCTTTGCGCGCAGTGCCACGCGACGAAGCGCATTTTGAAGCTGGGCTATCGACCCGGCGACAATTTTTACGATTTTTACGAACCTGTTGTTCTGGATTTTGAAGGTATGTGGCCCGATGGTCGCTACCGGCATCTCGCGTATAATTATACGGCGCTCACGCTCAGTCCCTGTTATACAGAGGGCGGGGTGACGTGTTTGACCTGTCACCCGTCCCATGGTCCGGAGGGAGAAAAGAAGACAAGGGCAGATTTCGACGGTATATGTATGCAGTGTCATCGGGATATACAGCCTCGAGAACACAGCCGCCACGAGCAGCACATCGCCTGTGTCGATTGCCACATGCCCCCGATTCCCGAAGTGCGCCGGGTGCGCGTGTTTGACCACCGCATTGCGCCTCCGGTTCCGGCAAATACGGTGCGTTTTGGCATTCCAAATGCCTGCGATGAATGCCACGGGGACCGCACGCCCGAATGGGCTGTGGAAAAGACAGAAGCCTGGTGGGGGAAACAGGATGATTATCTTTTGCAAACGGCGGTTGTTGCACTTGGGCGACAGGGAAATCCGATGGCTGTGTCTCCTCTGAAAGACGAGTTGCTCGATCTATCCTATAATCCCACGCGGCGGGCTTCTGCGGCTTTGCTTTTGGGGCGTACCCGTTCCTCGCAGGCTGTTCCCGTGCTCCTCAAAGCTTTGAAAGATCCGCATCCGCTTATCCGCGCAAAGGCGGTAGAAGGTCTGGGTCTGGTCGGTCAGGTGCGGGTTGTGCCCGCGTTGGTTCCATTGTTAGACGATCCGATTCGGATTGTGCGGTTTGCCCTCGTGCCAGCTGTCGAAAATCTGGGCGCACACCATCTCAAGGACCAGGACTACGAGCGCTATGAGGCCATTTTTGCCGAATATGAACAGGCGAGTAAAGAGGTTTGGGCGACTGACCCTTATGTGCATGCGTTTCTCGGATGGGCTTATGTGAGGCGAGGGAATACCGAATTGGCCCAACGCGCTTTCCAGCGGGCGTTGCGGATTTGGCCCGGTATTGAGGATGCGGCCAGAGGACTGGCGCAGATACATAACTCAGAAAAAAACGACCGATGA
- a CDS encoding PorV/PorQ family protein, whose translation MKRLTIYTMLLAVGLLGSDAWAQQYQLPSGVRAGQHRTKEFHGTGRASFHALKVGQSARAAAMGDAFTAAADDINAMFWNTAALTHIERFEYALGYTRWMVDSKFFNGAVAWRYGQQTFGLSIVQFDAGTSRETTPMDPQGRFTRDISAGDIFINFGYAYKMTDKLSLGASIKWIQETLDQDKINSASFDFSSIFYTGFGSSRLAMTLRNFGKDQELVIPGSLPQGTSIAQPLIYTIALAMEPYGRKGDPTYLTVAAELVHHIDDRERWHVGGELWVANTLALRAGYRGRYDLGSWTLGGGVQKDLGVGRRVGVDFAYMSFGTLFDPPLRVSITGSF comes from the coding sequence GTGAAACGATTAACTATTTATACGATGCTCCTGGCCGTCGGGCTTTTGGGGTCAGACGCCTGGGCACAGCAATACCAGTTGCCGTCCGGCGTGCGTGCGGGTCAGCACCGGACAAAAGAGTTCCACGGAACCGGGCGGGCTTCGTTCCACGCATTGAAGGTGGGACAGAGCGCGCGGGCAGCAGCAATGGGCGATGCGTTTACAGCCGCAGCCGACGACATCAATGCGATGTTCTGGAACACGGCGGCATTGACCCACATCGAGCGGTTCGAATATGCCCTGGGATATACGCGCTGGATGGTAGATTCGAAATTCTTCAACGGCGCGGTCGCCTGGCGATACGGTCAGCAGACCTTTGGACTATCCATCGTTCAGTTTGACGCAGGCACCTCTCGCGAGACCACGCCTATGGATCCGCAAGGGCGTTTCACGCGGGATATATCGGCCGGCGATATTTTCATAAACTTCGGTTATGCGTACAAGATGACAGACAAATTGTCGCTGGGTGCGTCTATAAAGTGGATTCAAGAGACACTGGACCAGGACAAAATCAATAGTGCCTCATTTGATTTTTCCAGTATTTTTTACACCGGATTTGGCAGTTCGCGCCTGGCCATGACGCTTCGCAACTTCGGCAAAGATCAGGAACTCGTGATTCCCGGTTCTCTCCCACAGGGCACGTCGATTGCCCAGCCCTTGATCTACACTATTGCCCTGGCAATGGAGCCTTATGGGCGCAAGGGAGACCCCACATATCTAACCGTGGCAGCCGAACTCGTACACCACATTGACGACCGCGAGCGCTGGCATGTGGGCGGCGAATTGTGGGTAGCGAACACGCTGGCACTGCGCGCCGGTTATCGGGGGCGTTACGACCTGGGTAGCTGGACACTGGGCGGCGGCGTCCAAAAGGATCTGGGCGTGGGACGGAGGGTTGGTGTCGATTTTGCATATATGAGCTTCGGAACACTATTTGATCCGCCCCTGCGCGTATCCATAACCGGATCGTTCTAA
- a CDS encoding carboxypeptidase regulatory-like domain-containing protein: protein MIRKLSILSVLLVCALGVQDWAQAATTGKIAGRVMDTKGDPLPGANVVITGTNRGATADAEGYYIILLVLPGTHSMEASLVGYQKVVQQDVKVVVGYTSTVDFSLTETALEAAELIVTAERPPVEPDKTASKYYVTADEIDLQPVVKDARAWAGLQPGVQKDGRSVRQGNFQMDEGERRAGWYTTTPKPISLTYTVDGVRMVNNDRRAANMFTGVNRASIQEISVVTGVPEAEYGNMDAGIINIVTREGSRDYHGFFEYRYTVPGKRHYGFNAYDPIIHLNQGTGKSRIRLDDPAWLQEKENIGADGLPGTADDSGRLIHIQPDDYTDVSGHRLEGSISGPIGDKTSFHVSAQTNRQPVQRPDPALQGLPNYQVTGKLTFGVKPNINLKVGGVYGTNQNFRNTRESALSAGRDLYLPIDIDGAGKEIEWNSMLYAYLTHSLSSRTLYELRISRADSEQDSSDIPIETFNVVRDHDRWFTATPRPVRDFRLNRQTRNNLKFDFSSQVTKGNFFKAGAEATWFQTYQWELQSRGNPGSYRLWSMYDYYASAQNRLGADGQMDYVPATTVNGIKLPDLSRASSLDDPAWNSYRDYPRKAFQLAAYAQDKMEFEGMVVNVGVRLDAYDHGGQTRPEPVWSVLPQNRWFADADASLARQGQTPYPNNPQSFPTYDGLNMFKLSPRFGVSHPITARSAIHFSYGRFFVLPIFYAMYGQTWQVASGRSIAQDLNADDRYSSYEYYGGLEMGSTKRGSTNSRPGSTVNYEVGVDWNFVSDYTANATMFYRRTEDYLQQNNTFLHDPVEKQIKRAHWYQNAYSGETRGLELAVSKRFTNFFSFRATWSWYWEQNNFYGGREWVGRWYVDSDFLAKDAYRFKFEIDPNTGERIWQPLSSAEVDAIGMFANQLVQQQIDANRELWITEKFANQVPDAQVGFPWTDERNIAATIFTIGGVRGPANMRDATGDGSITFLFATPEGYGPEVGGSKVLSDLNVNLVLRIEPGTFFRYSQPTPSPSTANKLIRNQLLFTNPTAFRTDLGIQKGFRIGKLRPTLFFEATNLFNAKKPRSIRRWNFFHDIPKYGLAENQPTPVVVRDNNQIWDQWNSYTNRTREIYFGVRTSM, encoded by the coding sequence TCCGTTTTGCTGGTATGTGCCTTGGGTGTGCAGGATTGGGCACAGGCGGCAACAACGGGTAAGATAGCTGGCAGGGTAATGGATACAAAAGGCGATCCATTGCCCGGTGCCAACGTCGTAATCACGGGAACAAACCGGGGTGCGACCGCAGATGCAGAAGGATATTATATCATCTTGCTGGTTCTGCCGGGAACACACAGCATGGAAGCCTCGCTGGTGGGGTACCAGAAGGTCGTACAGCAAGATGTGAAAGTGGTGGTGGGCTATACCTCCACAGTGGATTTCAGCCTCACCGAGACAGCGCTGGAAGCCGCAGAACTGATCGTAACGGCAGAGCGTCCACCCGTAGAGCCGGACAAGACCGCGAGCAAATACTATGTAACGGCTGACGAGATCGACTTGCAGCCCGTGGTCAAAGATGCTCGGGCGTGGGCGGGCTTGCAGCCGGGCGTACAGAAAGACGGACGGTCAGTGCGGCAGGGCAACTTTCAAATGGACGAAGGCGAACGCCGTGCGGGCTGGTACACGACAACGCCAAAGCCCATTTCACTCACCTATACTGTTGATGGTGTGCGGATGGTGAATAATGACCGCCGCGCGGCAAATATGTTCACGGGTGTGAACCGCGCATCCATCCAGGAAATCTCTGTGGTAACCGGTGTTCCAGAAGCCGAATACGGAAATATGGACGCCGGGATCATCAATATCGTGACGCGAGAGGGTAGCCGGGACTACCACGGATTCTTCGAGTATCGATACACGGTGCCCGGAAAGCGGCATTACGGCTTCAATGCCTATGATCCAATCATTCACCTGAACCAGGGCACGGGCAAGAGCCGCATCCGCCTGGACGATCCGGCATGGTTGCAGGAAAAGGAAAATATTGGTGCCGATGGATTGCCCGGCACAGCGGATGATTCAGGACGTCTGATACATATCCAGCCCGACGATTACACAGATGTATCGGGACATCGCCTCGAGGGATCCATTTCGGGTCCGATTGGGGACAAGACCTCGTTCCACGTGAGCGCGCAGACAAATCGACAACCCGTGCAGCGTCCCGACCCCGCACTTCAGGGCTTGCCCAATTATCAGGTGACAGGTAAGCTGACATTTGGCGTAAAGCCCAATATCAACCTAAAGGTGGGCGGTGTGTATGGAACGAACCAGAATTTCCGCAATACGCGAGAGTCGGCATTATCAGCCGGTCGAGACCTGTATTTGCCCATAGATATAGATGGTGCGGGCAAAGAGATCGAATGGAACTCGATGTTGTACGCGTATTTAACGCATTCCCTATCTTCCCGCACCCTGTACGAGTTGCGTATCTCGCGTGCAGACAGCGAGCAGGACTCATCGGATATTCCTATAGAAACGTTCAATGTGGTTCGGGACCACGACAGGTGGTTTACGGCAACACCGCGTCCGGTTCGGGACTTCCGATTGAATCGTCAGACGCGCAACAATTTGAAATTTGATTTCTCCAGTCAGGTTACAAAGGGAAATTTCTTTAAGGCAGGAGCCGAAGCAACGTGGTTCCAGACCTACCAGTGGGAATTACAGAGTCGTGGAAACCCGGGCAGTTATCGGCTATGGTCGATGTACGACTACTATGCATCGGCTCAGAACCGGTTGGGTGCAGATGGTCAGATGGACTACGTGCCCGCCACGACTGTGAACGGCATCAAACTCCCCGATTTAAGCCGGGCAAGCAGTCTGGACGATCCGGCCTGGAACAGCTACCGGGATTATCCGAGAAAAGCATTCCAACTTGCAGCTTATGCACAGGACAAAATGGAGTTTGAGGGGATGGTCGTAAACGTGGGCGTGCGTCTGGATGCGTATGATCACGGCGGTCAGACGCGCCCCGAACCCGTGTGGTCGGTGCTGCCTCAAAACCGCTGGTTTGCCGATGCAGATGCGTCGTTGGCGCGACAGGGTCAAACGCCCTATCCCAACAATCCACAGTCATTCCCGACATATGATGGTCTAAATATGTTCAAACTGTCGCCGCGCTTTGGGGTGTCTCACCCGATTACCGCGCGGTCTGCGATTCACTTCTCCTATGGCCGGTTCTTCGTCCTCCCGATTTTCTATGCGATGTACGGGCAAACCTGGCAGGTGGCTTCGGGCCGGAGCATAGCCCAAGACCTGAACGCGGACGACAGATACAGTTCTTATGAGTATTACGGCGGCCTGGAAATGGGCTCGACCAAACGCGGATCTACAAATTCGCGTCCGGGCAGTACCGTGAACTACGAAGTGGGCGTGGACTGGAACTTTGTTTCGGACTACACGGCCAACGCGACGATGTTCTACCGCCGCACAGAAGACTATCTCCAGCAGAACAACACGTTTTTGCACGATCCGGTAGAGAAGCAGATCAAGCGCGCGCACTGGTATCAGAATGCGTACAGCGGTGAAACGCGCGGCCTGGAATTGGCTGTGAGCAAGCGGTTCACCAACTTCTTCTCATTCCGCGCGACGTGGAGCTGGTACTGGGAGCAGAACAACTTCTACGGCGGTCGGGAATGGGTAGGGCGCTGGTACGTGGATTCGGACTTCCTGGCCAAAGACGCGTATCGCTTCAAATTTGAAATTGACCCAAACACGGGTGAGCGCATCTGGCAACCCCTGTCGAGTGCCGAAGTCGATGCCATTGGCATGTTTGCCAATCAGCTGGTGCAGCAGCAAATCGACGCCAACCGGGAATTGTGGATCACCGAAAAATTTGCCAATCAGGTGCCGGATGCACAGGTTGGATTCCCCTGGACCGACGAGCGGAATATTGCAGCTACTATATTCACGATAGGGGGCGTGCGCGGTCCTGCCAACATGCGCGATGCCACGGGCGATGGAAGCATCACATTTTTGTTTGCCACGCCCGAAGGATATGGTCCAGAGGTGGGCGGGAGCAAGGTGCTGAGCGATCTGAACGTGAACCTGGTGCTGCGAATCGAGCCGGGCACATTCTTCCGCTATAGCCAGCCCACGCCATCTCCCTCGACTGCCAACAAGTTGATCAGGAACCAGTTGCTGTTCACCAATCCAACGGCATTCCGCACGGATCTGGGCATTCAGAAGGGCTTCCGAATTGGAAAATTGCGTCCGACCCTGTTCTTTGAGGCGACCAATTTGTTCAACGCCAAAAAGCCGCGTTCGATCCGCAGGTGGAATTTCTTCCACGACATACCCAAGTACGGTCTGGCTGAAAACCAGCCCACGCCAGTAGTGGTGCGGGACAACAACCAGATCTGGGATCAGTGGAACAGCTACACGAATCGCACACGGGAAATCTATTTCGGCGTGCGCACGAGTATGTAA